The Actinocorallia herbida DNA window GCGTAGAGGCCGTCGTGGTGCGGCAGGGCACGGTCTCGGGGAGCGAGCTGATCGCCCAGGCCGCGCGTGAGGGCACCCCCTACAGCGCGGCGGAGGCCGCCGCCATCAAGAAGGCGCCCTGCCGATGGGTCGAGCGGCAGGCCGGCTACCGCAAGGGCAAGAAGGGGTACTGGTACTTCTGGGTCAAGGAGCGCCTGAACTGGTGCTACGACGGCGCCGAAGTGGTGTCGGCGAAGGCCAAGTACCGCAGCTACACCCGCAACAAGAACGTCTACCGCTGGCGCGGGTGGTCCAAGAAGAAGCTCGTCCACACCGGTTCGTGGAGTTCGGTCACCGCCCGCGTGAAGGGCAAGTTCTACTACACCGGCGACGGCCGCACCTACAAGCCGTGGGCCACCATCACCGGTCGCTACGACGGCTCCGCCAGCTGGTGGTCCGCCTCCAACTGACCTCCGCCGCCCGCGCCTGACGCGCGAGCGGCCCACGCGCCCGCGGCGCTCCCGGCCCGATGCCGGAGCGCCCGGGCGCTTTCGCGTTCCCGGAGGAGGGCGGCGCACCTCGCCCGCCACGCGGCGGTGGACCGCGGGAAGCCCGGCGTGGCAAGGCTCGCAGCGGTGGAAAGGGGTTGATCCGAGGAGTTGGGGGCTCCTAAGTTATAGGGGGTAACTTAGCTCTGGGCGGATGATCGGAACGGAGTGCGCGGGATGGGAAAGGGAGGCTGCCGGTGGTGCGGCATGGGGGAAGGGCCCGGGTCGTCACGGTCCAGGAGATCGTGCGGGTGGGGCGTGAGCTGGGCCTGCGGCGGCTCAGCGTGAAGGCCGTCGCGAACGGACTCGACGTGTCCGCCGCGGCGCTGTACCGGCATGTGGAGAGCCGGTGGGAGCTGGAGCGCCTCGTCGGCGAGAGCCTGCTCGCCGGACTCGACCTGCCCGACGACCCGGCCGAGGGCCCCGAACGGCACCTGCTGTCGTTAGCGCTCCGGCTACGGGAGTACGCGCTGGCGCATCCGGGCCTCGCGGCCTACCTCCAGGTGCTGTTCCCGCGCGGCGAGGAGGGCATGCGGCTGCTCACGGCGGAGGTCGAGGCGCTGGGCCGCCGCGGGTACACGCCCGATGTCGCGGTGGTGCTGAGCGGCGCGGTGGCCTCCCTGGCGATCAGCCTCGCGGCGTCGGAGGAGAGCGACACCGCGGCCCGGCAGGGCGAGGAGTACGCCAGGGAACAGCGCACCGCCACGGAGCGCCTGCTCGCCGACGACCGGCTGGGCCCCGCGCACGCGGACCTGCCCCGGATGTCGACACCGGACTTCGTGCGGCTGCTGCTCGCGGCGTCGATCCGGGGCCTGGTCTCGGTGGCCAGGCCCGGCCGCCCCGTGCACGAGATCGTCGCGGACCTCTCCGGCGGCGGGGAGGGCGGCTGATGTCCCGCGGATTCCAGGGCGCGCTCATGCGCGGCCTCGGCTCACAGGACCACGAGGTCACGGTGGTCGAGTCCTTCCTGCTCGCGCCGAAGTTCCTGCGCGTCCGGATGAACGCGCCCGGCCTGCTCGCCGACCTGGACCCCGGACCGGCGGCCTACCTGCGGTTCTGGTTCCCCGACCCGGAGGGCTCGGACACCGAGTTCCAGCGCGGCTTCACCCTCACGGAGTGGGACCGCGACACCGGTGACTTCGCCGTCGACTTCGTCCTGCACGATCCGCCCGGCCCCGCGACGGTCTGGGCGCAGGCGGCGGGGCCGGGCACGACGGTCCCGGTGAGCGCGTTCGGCTCCAAGAAGTTCACCGTCGCCGACGAGGTGCCCGCCGGATACCTCCTGATCGGGGACGCGGCGTCCATTCCCGCCATCAACGGCATCCTCGGCGTGATCCCCGCCAAGACGCCCGTCGAGGTCGTCCTGGAGTGGCACGACGAGGACGACAGGCTGATCCCGGTCACCGCGCATCCGCGCGCGCGGGTGCGCTGGGTGCCGCGCGGGGACACGGCGTCCCTGAGCGAGGCGCTGGAAGCGCGCGACTGGTCGAACTGGTACGCGTGGGCCGCGGCCGAGCTGGGCTCCATCAAGCAGGTCCGGAACCGGCTGCGCAAGGAGTTCGGGTTCCCCAAGTCCGAGGTGCACGCGCAGGGCTACTGGATGCGGGGCAGCGCGCTGAGCACGCTGCGCCGCGACAGGAGCGCCGAGCGGCCGACGCCCGAGACGTCCGCCGCCGTACCTGAGCAGGCAAGGGCCGAGGTCCCGTCCTCCGCCGAGGGGGCTCCGGCCGAGGCGCCGTCCGGGGAGCCCGTGCGCGGCGCGTGGAAGGCGCAGGCGGCGGGCCGCCTGATCGCCCCGCTGAGGCCGACCCTCATGCTCGCCGGACTGCTCCAAGCGCTCGTCACCCTGGTCCAGCTCGCCCCGTTCGTCCTGCTCGTGGAGCTCTCGCGACGCCTGCTGGACGGTGCGGGACCGGACGCGCTGCGGGCCGTCGGCGTCACGGCGCCGGCCCTGCTCGGCGCGGGCACCGCACTGGGCGCGCTGCTCCTGCTGTGGCTGCACGGGGTGGACGCGCGGTTCGCGCGCGGACTGCGCGAGCGGCTGCTCGGCAAGCTCGCCCGGCTGCCGCTCGGCTGGTTCACCGCGCGCGGTTCGGGCGCGGTCAAGCAGCTCGTGCAGGACGACACCCTCGCGCTGCACTACCTGATCACCCACGCCGTCCCCGACGCCGTCGCGGCGGCCGTCGCCCCGATCGCGGTCCTGGCCTACCTGTTCTGGGTGGACTGGCGGATCGCGCTCGCGCTCCTCATCCCGGTGCTGGTCTACATCGTCACCATGGCGGTGATGACGGCGCAGTCCGGCGCGAAGATCGCCCAGGCGCAGCGGTGGGCGGAGCGCATGAACGGCGAGGCCGCCGAGTACCTGCGGGGCCAGCCGGTGATCCGGGTCTTCGGCGCCGCCGCCGAGGGGTACCGCCGGAGCCTCGACGGCTACATCGGCTTCCTGAACGACTGGCGGCGCCCGTTCATCGGCAAGAAGACGGTCATGGACCTGGCCACGCGGCAGGGGACGTTCCTGTGGCTCATCGCCGTGATCGGCACCCCGCTGGTCGTCGGCGGCCGGATGGACCCGGTGGACCTCCTGCCGTTCCTGCTGCTGGGCACCACGTTCGGCGCCCGCCTGCTGGGCGTCGGGTACGGGCTCGGCGGCCTGCGCGACGGGCTGCTCGCCGCGCGGCGCGTCCAGGTCGCGCTCGACGAGCCGGAACTCGCCGTGCGCGACGTCCCGGACGCGCCGGGGGAGGCCGTCGCGGGCCTCGTCGAATTCGACCGGGTGACCTTCGGCTACCAGCCCGGGGTCCCGGTGATCCACGACGTCTCGCTGACGCTGGAGCCGGGCACGGTGACCGCGCTCGTCGGGCCGTCCGGGTCGGGCAAGTCGACCCTCGCGGCTCTGCTCGCGCGCTTCCACGACGTCGGCTCCGGCGCGATCCGCGTCGGCGGCGGGGACCTCCGCGGCCTCACCTCCGACGAGCTGTACACCCGGGTCGGGTTCGTCCTCCAGGACCCGCAGCTCGTGCACGGCACGGTCCGGGAGAACATCGCCCTCGCCGTGCCCGACGCCGACCGGGCCCGGATCGAGCGGGCCGCCCGCGACGCGCACGTCCACGAGCGGATCCTCCGCCTGCCGCAGGGCTACGACACGGTGCTCGGCCCGGACGCGCAGCTGTCCGGCGGCGAACGCCAGCGCCTCACGATCGCCCGCGCGATCCTCGCCGACACCCCCGTGCTCGTCCTGGACGAGGCGACCGCGTTCGCCGACCCGGAGTCGGAGTACCTCGTGCAGCGGGCGCTGACCCGGCTCACCCGGGGCAGGACCGTGCTCGTCATCGCGCACCGCCTGCACACCATCACCGGCGTCGACCGCATCGTCGTGCTCGACCACGGCCGCGTCGTGGAAGCGGGCCCGCACACCGCGCTGCTCGTCGCCGACGGCAGGTACCGCCGCCTGTGGCGGGCGGGCGGACACGGCACTTCGAGGACCGAGGAGAGCGTCCGATGATCCGCACCCTGGTGGGGCTCCTTCCCGGGGACCGACGCGGCCGCGCGGTGGTCCACACGGTCCTGACCGTGGTGAGCGTGGCGCTGCGCGCCGCCGCGGCGGTCCTGCTCGTGCCCCTGGTCGGGGCCCTGTTCGGCGACGACCCCGGCGCCGCGTGGCCGTGGTTGGGCGCGCTCACCGCGGTCACCGTCGCGGGCTGGACGACCGACGTGATCGTGGCGCGGATCGGCTTCGACCTCGGCTTCGCGCTGCTGGACCGCACCCAGAAGGACGTCGCGGACCGGCTCACCCGGGTCCGCCTGACCTGGTTCACCGTGGCGAACACCGCGAACGCCCGGCAGGCGATCGCCGCCACCGGACCGGAACTCGTCGGTCTCGTCGTCAACCTGCTCACGCCGCTCGTCGGCGCGACCCTGCTGCCGGTGGCGATCGCGCTGGCGCTGCTGCCGGTGTCGTGGCAGCTCGGGCTCGCCGCGCTGGCCGGCGTCCCGATCGTGCTGGGCGCCTTCTGGGGAGCGGGCGCGATCGGCCGCCGCGCCGACCGTGCGGCGGCGGAGGCCAACGGCGCGCTCACCGAGCGGATCTTCGAGTTCGCCCGGACCCAGGAGGCCCTGCGCGCGGCCCGCCGGGTGGAGCCGGCCCGCAGCCACACCGGGGCCGCGCTCGCCGCCCAGCACGGCGCGACCGTGCGGCTGCTGCTCCTCCAGGTGCCCGGCCGGCTCCTGTTCGGGCTCGCGGCCCAGCTCGCGCTCATCCTGCTGGCGGGCACCGCCGCGGTCCTCGCCGTGCGGGGCGACCTCGACGTGCCCGAGGCCATCGCGCTCATCGTCGTCGTCGCCCGCTACCTGGAGCCCTTCACCGTGCTCGGCGAGCTCGCCCCGGCGATCGAGAGCGTGCGCGGGACGCTCCGCCGGATCCGCGCGGTGCTCGACGCGCCCGTCATCCCCGAGGGCACGGCCGCCGCGCGGGCGACCACCGCGCCCCGGATCGAGTTCCAGGACGTGGTGTTCCGCCACGGTCCGGACGAGGAACCCGTCCTGGACGGCCTGAACCTCACCCTGGAGGCGGGCCGGCTGACGGCGATCGTCGGCCCGTCGGGATCGGGGAAGAGCACGATCCTGGGCCTCGCCGCCGGCCTGTACGAGCCGGAACGCGGGCGCGTGCTCGTCGACGGGATCGACCTCGCGACCTTCGACGCCGACACCCGCCTGTCGCTGGCGAGCGTGGTGTTCCAGCACCCGTACCTGTTCGACGGCTCGATCCTGGAGAACGTCCTCAGCGGCCACCCCTACGCGGAGGAAGGGGCGTTCACCCGCGCCCTCACCCTCGCCCGCGTCGACGACCTCGTCGCGCGCCTCCCCGACGGGCTCGACACCCCGGCCGGCGAGGCGGGAGCCGCCCTGTCCGGAGGGGAGCGCCAGCGCGTCGGCATCGCGCGGGCCCTCCTCAAGCCCGCTCCGCTCCTCCTGGTCGACGAGGCCACCAGCGCCCTGGACACCGAGAACGAGACCGCCGTCGTCCAGGCGCTCACCGCCGATCCCGAGGCCCGCACCCGCCTGGTCGTCGCCCACCGCCTGTCCGGCATTCGCCACGCCGACCGCGTCCTGTTCCTCGACGACGGTCGCGTCATCGAGGAAGGCACCGTCGACTCCCTCCTCGCCGCGAACGGCCGCTTCGCCCGGTTCTGGCGCCACCAGTCCGACACCACCCACTGGCAGCTGACCCCCGCTCCCTAGGCGAGGCGCCACCCGCGCCGGGCCGCCCGAGGACCCTCGACGGCCCGGCGCCCGCCGATGAGGGCCCCGCGCACCGGTGCCGGCGCTTCCCGAGAATGCGTCGTCGGCCGCCGGCCGCCGGCCGGAGCGTCCACGGGCGCGCCGGACCGCGTGGTGTCCCTCCGTGAGGGACCGGGGCGTGCCCAGGTGAGCGGCCCGTGTTCGCAGAGGGCGACCGCGCTAGGCGTGGTCCTGTGCCGTGCCCGTGATGACGGCGTACGCCTCCGCGAGGTCGCGGAGCTGGGCCGTGCTCGATTCGGCCTGCTTGCGGGAGATGTACTCCGCCCGGCCTTTGATCGCCTTGAGGATCGCCAGGCGCGTCTCGTCCCGCGCCCTCTGCTCGCTGCTCGTCACCGCCATGCCCGCACACTACGGCCCGCCGTCGTGGCCGAGGGGTCACCGTACGGGTTCCGTTCTCATTGCCCGGCGGGGGTGCCCGAGGCCGCGCCTGTGCCGGTGCGAAGGGTATGGGCTTGGTCACTTGACGCGATTCGGGGCGTGAGTTGGGGAGTTGGTGGGCATTTGTCCGGCATATCGACTTTGGGTGTTGAGAGAGATGCAGGAGAGACCGGAATCCGTCGCCGTCGGAGTAGAGGAGGAGTTCCACCTGGTGGACCTGCGGACGCGGCGGCTCGTGCCGCGCGCGGACGCGGTGCTGGAGAGGTTGCAGGCCGAGCGGTTCTCCACCGAGCTGCAGCGGTCGGTGGTGGAGACGAACTCCAGGCCGTTCGTATCGCTCGCGGACCTCGCGGAGGATCTCGCGGCGCTGCGGCGCGGGGTCGTGGAGCAGGCCGAAGGGGCCGGGCTGGGCGCGGTGGCGGCGGGAACCGTCCCGATCGTCGACATGGAGGCGCTCGACGTCACGCCCGACCCGCGCTACGAGAACATGCTGGAGGAGTACCAGCTGCTCGCGCGCGAGCAGCTGATCTGCGGGACGCAGGTGCACGTCGAGGTGCCGGACCGTGACCTCGCGGTGCGGGTCGCGCACCGGGTCGCGCCGTGGACGCCGGTGCTGCTGGCGCTGTCGGCGTCGTCGCCGTTCTGGCTGGGGGAGGACTCCGGCTACGCCAGCGCCCGGACGCTGCTGTGGTCGCGCTGGCCGACGACGGGGCCGCCGCCGCGGGTGGAGAGCGCGCAGGAGTACGACGACCTGATCGCCGACCTCATCCGGACGGGCGTCATCACCGATCCGGGGATGATCTACTACGACCTGAGGCCGTCCTCCCACCTTCCGACGCTCGAGCTGCGCATCCCGGACTCGTGCCCCCGTGTCGAGGACGTGACCCTGCTCGCCGGGCTGTTCCGGGCCCTGGTCGTCGCCGCGCTCCAGGATCTCGAGGAGGGGCGGCCGCCGATCCGGTCGCGGTCGGAGCTGGTCCGCGCGCAGACCTGGCGGGCCGCCCGCGAGGGACTCGAAGGCGAACTCGTCGATCCGGTCGGCGGGCGGCCGTTCGCCGCGGCGCTGGTCGTGCACCGGCTCCTGGACCGGCTCAGGCCCGTCCTGGAGGAGAACGGGGACTGGGACCTGGTCGCGGAGCTCGCCCACGCGTCGCTGGAGCGGGGCAGCTCGGCGGCCAGGCAGCGCGCCGCGTTCGCGGCCGGCGGGCTGGAGGAGGTCGTCGACCTGCTCGTCGCCGAGACGCGCATGCACACCGAGAGCGGGCCGGAGAAGCCGCGCACCCGGGTGATGGAGATGCTGCGGGGCTACGACAGCTCCGCCGACGAGGCGATCGTGTTCGACCGGACGGCCCGCCGCCCCTATGGCCTCGTCCTGACCGCGTTCGACCGGCTCGGTCCCGAGGGCGTCGCCGCACGGGAGGACCGCCGCGACGAGGTCCAGCGCGGGCTCGGCATGTTCTTCCGCACCGGCGACGCCGAAGACCGGCTGTTCCCCTTCGACCTGTTCCCCCGGATCGTCGCGGGCCAGGACTGGGGCGCGGTCTCCACCGGGCTCGCCCAGCGCGCCAGAGCCCTCGAGGCCTTCCTCGACGACGCCTACGGCGATCGTGAGATCGTCAAGGACGGCGTGGTGTCCGCCGCACTGATCGACTCTTCGCCCGGGATGCGGCCGGAAGGGCGGCTGGTCGTGCCCGGGGTGGTCCGGTGCGCGGTGACCGGCACCGATCTCGTCCGTACCAGCGCGGGCCGCTGGTACGTGCTGGAGGACAACCTGCGGGTCCCGTCGGGCATCGGGTACGCGATGGCGAACCGGTGGCTCGCGGCGCGGGTGCTGCCCGAACTCGTCAGGGCGGCGCCGACGTCCTCGCCGCGCCGGGCGGTGGCCGTTCTGCGGGAGGCGCTGACGCACCAGTCGCGGGCGCTCGCGCTGGTGAGCGAGGGCCCGGCGGACGCGGCGTTCTACGAGCACCGGCTGCTGGCCTCCGAGCTCGGTGTGCCGCTGGTCGTCCCGGGCGACCTGCGGGTGGACGCGCGGCACCGGGTCTTCGCGGGCGACGTCCCCGTCGAGGTGCTGTACCGGCGGATCGAGGAGGCCGACCTGTTCGCGGCGGTCCCCGGCCTCCGGGACGCGCTCGCCGAGGGGACGCTGACCCTCGCCAACGCGCCCGGCAACGGACTCGCCGACGACAAGGCCCTGTACAGCTACGTTCCCGACTTCATCTCCTATTACCTGGACGAGACGCCGATCCTGGACAACGTGCCGACCTTCCTGTGCCGGGAGCCCGACCGGCTCGCCGAGGTGCTGGACCGGCTCGCCGAACTCGTCGTCAAGCCCGTCGACGGGTACGGCGGCAGGGGCGTCGTGATCGGCCCCGACGCGTCGCCCGCCGAGCTGGCCGAGGTCCGGGCCCTGATCACCGCGGATCCCGCGGCCTGGATCGCGCAGGAGACGATCGAGCTCTCGACCCACCCGACCTTCGCGGGCGGGCGGCTGGAACCCCGGGCCGTCGATCTGCGGGCCTTCGTGTGCATGGGCGCCGAGACCGAGGTGGTGCCGCTCGCCTTGACGCGGGTCGCGGAGGCGGGCAGCCGGATCGTCAACTCCTCGCGCGGCGGCGGCTCGAAGGACACCTGGCTTCTCTCCTGAGGACGAAAGGACAAAAAGTAAAATGTGTGGCTTTTGTGGTGAAATCCGATTCGACGGCAACCCCGCCGACGTGGACGCCGTGGCGCGGATGAACACCTGCCTGGAGTCCCGCGGTCCGGACGGCTCCGGCGTCTGGGCGTCCGGCGGGTTCGCGCTCGGACATCGGCGGCTCAAGATCATCGACCTGTCCGACCGGGCCGCCCAGCCGATGATCGACAGCGAGCTCGGCCTCTCCGGCGTCTTCAACGGCTGCGTCTACAACTACAAGGAACTGCGCGATGAGCTCCAGGCCGACGGCTACCGGTTCTTCTCCACCTCCGATACCGAGGTCCTGCTCAAGGGCTACCACCGGTGGGGGCGCGACTTCGTCTCCCATCTGAAGGGCATGTTCGCCTTCGCCCTGCGCGAGCGCGACACGGGCGTGGTGATCCTCGGCCGCGACAGGCTCGGGATCAAACCCCTTTACCTCACTCGGTCGCCGGACCGCCTGAGGTTCGCCTCCACCCTTCCGGCGCTGCTGGCGGGCGGGGGAGTGGACACCTCCCTCGATCTTGTGGCTCTGCACCACTACATGACGTTCCACTCGGTCGTCCCCGCGCCCCGGACGATCCTGGCCGGGGTCGAGAAGCTGCCCGCCGCGACGGTCCGGACGGTCCAGCCGGACGGCTCGTTCGAGGACCACGTCTACTGGCGGCCCTCCTTCACCCGGCATGTGGACCTCCCCGAGGAGGAATGGCCCGGGGCCGTCCTGGAGTCCCTGCGGACCGCCGTGGCGCGCCGGATGGTCGCCGACGTGCCCGTCGGGGTGCTCCTCTCCGGTGGGATCGACTCCAGTCTGATCGTCGCGCTGCTCGCCGAGGCGGGCCAGCACGGGCTCGCCACCTTCAGCATCGGCTTCCAGGCCGCGGGAGGGGAATCGGGCGACGAGTTCGAGTACTCCGATCTCGTGGCCCGCGAGTTCGGCACCGACCACCACCGGATCCACATCGGCGACGACCGCCTGCTCGGCGCCCTGCACGGTGCCGTCGGGGCGATGAGCGAGCCCATGGTCAGCCACGACTGCGTGGCCTTCTACCTGCTGTCGCAGGAGGTGTCGAAGCACGTCAAGGTCGTCCAGTCCGGGCAGGGCGCGGACGAGATCTTCGCCGGATACGACTGGTATCCGCCGCTCGCCGGAACCCCGCGAGGGCGGGCCGCCGAGGACTACGCCAAGGTCTTCTTCGACCGGCCGCACGCCGATCTCGCCGGCCAGCTGAGCCCCCGGTACCTGGGCGAGGATCACAGCACCGCCTTCGTGCGGGCCCGTTTCGCCGAGCCGGGCGCCACCGAGGCCGTCGACGCGGCCCTGCGGCTGGACAGCACGGTCATGCTGGTCGAAGACCCCGTGAAGCGCGTCGACAACATGACCATGGCCTTCGGGCTCGAGGCCCGCACGCCGTTCCTCGATCACGAGGTCGTCGAACTGGCCGGAGCCTGCCCGCCCGCTCTCAAACTCGCCCAAGGCGGCAAGGGCGTGGTGAAGCGGGCGGCCCGGGGCGTCGTCCCGGACGCGGTGATCGACCGGACCAAGGGCTCCTTCCCCGTCCCGGCGATCCGCCACCTTTCCGGTCCCTATCTGGATCTCGCCAGGGAGGCGCTGACCGACCCGGCCGCCAAGGCGCGCGGCCTGTTCGATGAGGACTATGTCACCCGGCTTCTGGCCGCGCCGACCGAGCACCGCACCACGCTCGGGGCGAACGCGTTGTGGCAGCTCGCGCTGCTCGAGCTGTGGCTACAGAAGCATGGGATTTAGCGGTCTATCCTGCGTGTGGAAGCAGTCGTCAACGTCTCGGGGGAGGCCGCATTGTGCCGTCATTTCGTCTGGCTGGGAGTCGAACGCACGGTCGAGGACCTCGTCCTCAAGCCGGCCTACGGGCTGCCCCGGCAGGCCGATAGGCCCCGCTGGCAGCACATCGACCTGATCAACCGCGACGGCTTCGGCATCGGCTGGTTCGCCGCCGACGGCCATGCCGTCACCTACCGGCGCACCGGCCCGTTCGAGGCGGACCCGGACTTCCCGGCCTTCGCCGCCGAGGTCCGCGGCACCTGCGTCGTGGGCGCGGCGCGCGGCGCGAGCCCCGGCATGCCGATCGAGGAGGCCGCCACCGCGCCCTTCACCAACGGCAAGGCGCTCCTCTCCTTGAACGGCCACCTGAACGTCGCCCTCGCCACCCACCTCCACGACCCGTCCTACGTCCCGGAATCCACCTGCGACGCCGCCTTCCTGGCCCAGCTCCTCTGGCAGCGCCTGGACGCGGGCACGGCCCTGGTGGCGGCGGTCCCCGACCTGGTCCGCGACATCGCCGCGAACGACTCCAACGCCTGCCTCAACCTCCTGGCGACCGACGGCTCCGTGGTCGTCGCCACCACCTGGGGCGAGACCCTCTGCTACCGCGAGGCTCCCGAGGGCGTCATCGTGGCCAGCGAACCCCACGACTACGAGCCCCACTGGGTCACCGTCCCGGACCGCCACCTCCTGATCGCCACGCCCACCGGCGTCAAGGTCACCGCCCTCGACCCCGTGGCCGCCCCCGCCCTCACCGACCCGGTCTGACCGGTCCGCGCGCGGGCCCTCCCCTGATCGACAGGGGGACGGCCCGCGCGGCGTCGTGCATTTTTGTGATCCTCTCATATGCGGGTGCCCTCGTTCGGGTATCAACCATTCGGCATGGTTTCCGAATGGAGGTGAGCGAGCATGCCGGACACCCCGTGAGACCTCCGGAGATCATCGTCCGGATGAGGGCCGGATCAGCGGTCCGAGGGCTGGTCGAGAACCTGGGTGTCGCGCTGGAGCCGCTGTACCCGGGCGTGGCCGACCCCGAGATGGCGACGTGGTACCACGCCGTCCTCAGCGAGAGGGCCGACGCGGACGCCGTCGTGGAAAGGCTGCTCGACCAGGCAGATGTGGCATCGGCATATGTGAAACCGCAGGCGAGCGCGCCGTGACAGCGAGCGGGGGGCCACGATGGCGGAAAGGTCAATGGCCGGGCAGGGAAAC harbors:
- a CDS encoding TetR/AcrR family transcriptional regulator, which translates into the protein MVRHGGRARVVTVQEIVRVGRELGLRRLSVKAVANGLDVSAAALYRHVESRWELERLVGESLLAGLDLPDDPAEGPERHLLSLALRLREYALAHPGLAAYLQVLFPRGEEGMRLLTAEVEALGRRGYTPDVAVVLSGAVASLAISLAASEESDTAARQGEEYAREQRTATERLLADDRLGPAHADLPRMSTPDFVRLLLAASIRGLVSVARPGRPVHEIVADLSGGGEGG
- a CDS encoding ABC transporter ATP-binding protein/permease produces the protein MSRGFQGALMRGLGSQDHEVTVVESFLLAPKFLRVRMNAPGLLADLDPGPAAYLRFWFPDPEGSDTEFQRGFTLTEWDRDTGDFAVDFVLHDPPGPATVWAQAAGPGTTVPVSAFGSKKFTVADEVPAGYLLIGDAASIPAINGILGVIPAKTPVEVVLEWHDEDDRLIPVTAHPRARVRWVPRGDTASLSEALEARDWSNWYAWAAAELGSIKQVRNRLRKEFGFPKSEVHAQGYWMRGSALSTLRRDRSAERPTPETSAAVPEQARAEVPSSAEGAPAEAPSGEPVRGAWKAQAAGRLIAPLRPTLMLAGLLQALVTLVQLAPFVLLVELSRRLLDGAGPDALRAVGVTAPALLGAGTALGALLLLWLHGVDARFARGLRERLLGKLARLPLGWFTARGSGAVKQLVQDDTLALHYLITHAVPDAVAAAVAPIAVLAYLFWVDWRIALALLIPVLVYIVTMAVMTAQSGAKIAQAQRWAERMNGEAAEYLRGQPVIRVFGAAAEGYRRSLDGYIGFLNDWRRPFIGKKTVMDLATRQGTFLWLIAVIGTPLVVGGRMDPVDLLPFLLLGTTFGARLLGVGYGLGGLRDGLLAARRVQVALDEPELAVRDVPDAPGEAVAGLVEFDRVTFGYQPGVPVIHDVSLTLEPGTVTALVGPSGSGKSTLAALLARFHDVGSGAIRVGGGDLRGLTSDELYTRVGFVLQDPQLVHGTVRENIALAVPDADRARIERAARDAHVHERILRLPQGYDTVLGPDAQLSGGERQRLTIARAILADTPVLVLDEATAFADPESEYLVQRALTRLTRGRTVLVIAHRLHTITGVDRIVVLDHGRVVEAGPHTALLVADGRYRRLWRAGGHGTSRTEESVR
- a CDS encoding ABC transporter ATP-binding protein, with protein sequence MIRTLVGLLPGDRRGRAVVHTVLTVVSVALRAAAAVLLVPLVGALFGDDPGAAWPWLGALTAVTVAGWTTDVIVARIGFDLGFALLDRTQKDVADRLTRVRLTWFTVANTANARQAIAATGPELVGLVVNLLTPLVGATLLPVAIALALLPVSWQLGLAALAGVPIVLGAFWGAGAIGRRADRAAAEANGALTERIFEFARTQEALRAARRVEPARSHTGAALAAQHGATVRLLLLQVPGRLLFGLAAQLALILLAGTAAVLAVRGDLDVPEAIALIVVVARYLEPFTVLGELAPAIESVRGTLRRIRAVLDAPVIPEGTAAARATTAPRIEFQDVVFRHGPDEEPVLDGLNLTLEAGRLTAIVGPSGSGKSTILGLAAGLYEPERGRVLVDGIDLATFDADTRLSLASVVFQHPYLFDGSILENVLSGHPYAEEGAFTRALTLARVDDLVARLPDGLDTPAGEAGAALSGGERQRVGIARALLKPAPLLLVDEATSALDTENETAVVQALTADPEARTRLVVAHRLSGIRHADRVLFLDDGRVIEEGTVDSLLAANGRFARFWRHQSDTTHWQLTPAP
- a CDS encoding carboxylate--amine ligase/circularly permuted type 2 ATP-grasp protein, which encodes MQERPESVAVGVEEEFHLVDLRTRRLVPRADAVLERLQAERFSTELQRSVVETNSRPFVSLADLAEDLAALRRGVVEQAEGAGLGAVAAGTVPIVDMEALDVTPDPRYENMLEEYQLLAREQLICGTQVHVEVPDRDLAVRVAHRVAPWTPVLLALSASSPFWLGEDSGYASARTLLWSRWPTTGPPPRVESAQEYDDLIADLIRTGVITDPGMIYYDLRPSSHLPTLELRIPDSCPRVEDVTLLAGLFRALVVAALQDLEEGRPPIRSRSELVRAQTWRAAREGLEGELVDPVGGRPFAAALVVHRLLDRLRPVLEENGDWDLVAELAHASLERGSSAARQRAAFAAGGLEEVVDLLVAETRMHTESGPEKPRTRVMEMLRGYDSSADEAIVFDRTARRPYGLVLTAFDRLGPEGVAAREDRRDEVQRGLGMFFRTGDAEDRLFPFDLFPRIVAGQDWGAVSTGLAQRARALEAFLDDAYGDREIVKDGVVSAALIDSSPGMRPEGRLVVPGVVRCAVTGTDLVRTSAGRWYVLEDNLRVPSGIGYAMANRWLAARVLPELVRAAPTSSPRRAVAVLREALTHQSRALALVSEGPADAAFYEHRLLASELGVPLVVPGDLRVDARHRVFAGDVPVEVLYRRIEEADLFAAVPGLRDALAEGTLTLANAPGNGLADDKALYSYVPDFISYYLDETPILDNVPTFLCREPDRLAEVLDRLAELVVKPVDGYGGRGVVIGPDASPAELAEVRALITADPAAWIAQETIELSTHPTFAGGRLEPRAVDLRAFVCMGAETEVVPLALTRVAEAGSRIVNSSRGGGSKDTWLLS
- a CDS encoding N-acetylglutaminylglutamine amidotransferase; protein product: MCGFCGEIRFDGNPADVDAVARMNTCLESRGPDGSGVWASGGFALGHRRLKIIDLSDRAAQPMIDSELGLSGVFNGCVYNYKELRDELQADGYRFFSTSDTEVLLKGYHRWGRDFVSHLKGMFAFALRERDTGVVILGRDRLGIKPLYLTRSPDRLRFASTLPALLAGGGVDTSLDLVALHHYMTFHSVVPAPRTILAGVEKLPAATVRTVQPDGSFEDHVYWRPSFTRHVDLPEEEWPGAVLESLRTAVARRMVADVPVGVLLSGGIDSSLIVALLAEAGQHGLATFSIGFQAAGGESGDEFEYSDLVAREFGTDHHRIHIGDDRLLGALHGAVGAMSEPMVSHDCVAFYLLSQEVSKHVKVVQSGQGADEIFAGYDWYPPLAGTPRGRAAEDYAKVFFDRPHADLAGQLSPRYLGEDHSTAFVRARFAEPGATEAVDAALRLDSTVMLVEDPVKRVDNMTMAFGLEARTPFLDHEVVELAGACPPALKLAQGGKGVVKRAARGVVPDAVIDRTKGSFPVPAIRHLSGPYLDLAREALTDPAAKARGLFDEDYVTRLLAAPTEHRTTLGANALWQLALLELWLQKHGI
- a CDS encoding class II glutamine amidotransferase — translated: MEAVVNVSGEAALCRHFVWLGVERTVEDLVLKPAYGLPRQADRPRWQHIDLINRDGFGIGWFAADGHAVTYRRTGPFEADPDFPAFAAEVRGTCVVGAARGASPGMPIEEAATAPFTNGKALLSLNGHLNVALATHLHDPSYVPESTCDAAFLAQLLWQRLDAGTALVAAVPDLVRDIAANDSNACLNLLATDGSVVVATTWGETLCYREAPEGVIVASEPHDYEPHWVTVPDRHLLIATPTGVKVTALDPVAAPALTDPV